A portion of the Ferrimonas lipolytica genome contains these proteins:
- the cysB gene encoding HTH-type transcriptional regulator CysB, translating to MKLQQLRYIVEVVNNNLNVSATAESLYTSQPGISKQVRMLEDELGVQIFGRSGKHLTHVTPAGKQVIEIAGDILGKVEGIKNVASEYTQPDRGDLNIATTHTQARYALPQVIGNFIQRYPQVNLHMHQGTPDQICEMAVRGDADFAIATEGMHLYHDLIMLPCYHWNRSIVFPKDHPLAKVKEITLQELVKYPLVTYVFGFNRSSALEKAFATVEGEPRVVFSATSADVLKTYVRLGLGVGVMATMALDGKDDDLVVRDASHLFEANTTKIGFRKGSFLRSYMYDFMERFAPHLTKTRVEQALALRDQAQIDEMFADMELPMR from the coding sequence ATGAAACTGCAGCAACTGCGTTACATTGTTGAGGTTGTTAACAATAATCTGAATGTGTCGGCAACGGCAGAAAGTTTATATACCTCTCAACCGGGGATCTCGAAGCAGGTGCGAATGCTTGAAGATGAGTTAGGGGTGCAGATCTTCGGTCGCAGTGGCAAACACCTAACCCATGTTACCCCCGCAGGTAAGCAGGTAATCGAAATAGCTGGTGATATTCTCGGTAAGGTTGAAGGCATTAAAAATGTTGCGTCGGAGTATACCCAGCCAGATCGTGGTGATCTCAATATTGCTACTACTCACACTCAGGCGCGTTATGCCTTGCCACAGGTGATCGGCAATTTCATTCAGCGTTATCCTCAGGTTAACCTGCACATGCATCAAGGCACCCCGGATCAAATCTGTGAAATGGCGGTACGGGGTGATGCCGACTTTGCCATTGCGACGGAGGGCATGCACCTTTATCACGATCTGATCATGCTGCCGTGTTATCACTGGAATCGTTCTATCGTGTTTCCAAAGGATCACCCACTGGCTAAGGTTAAAGAGATCACGCTGCAAGAACTGGTGAAGTATCCGTTGGTTACTTATGTGTTTGGCTTTAACCGCAGCAGTGCCTTAGAGAAAGCCTTTGCCACAGTTGAAGGCGAACCGCGGGTGGTATTCTCGGCCACCAGTGCTGATGTGCTCAAAACCTATGTGCGTTTGGGGCTCGGGGTTGGGGTAATGGCAACGATGGCATTAGATGGTAAGGATGATGATTTGGTAGTGCGTGATGCATCCCACTTATTTGAAGCCAATACCACGAAGATAGGCTTCCGTAAGGGCAGTTTTTTACGCTCTTACATGTATGATTTTATGGAGAGATTTGCTCCGCACCTGACCAAGACTCGTGTTGAGCAAGCGTTGGCATTGCGGGATCAAGCGCAGATAGATGAGATGTTTGCTGATATGGAGCTGCCGATGCGCTAG